A stretch of the Streptomyces ortus genome encodes the following:
- a CDS encoding mechanosensitive ion channel family protein has translation MENVLRPLIVIGGSLVVTLLVGWLVDLLLRRADQRHHQVPLWNLLRRCRLPLQFVMCAALLRGSYDQAKLTKAHSAGVGQLLTLVLIGSTAWLLVRIATAVVESSYSRYAHAHRDPARVRRVRTQVALIQRVVSAIVGVVAVAAMLLTFPAMRAAGASLLASAGILGIVAGVAAQSTLANMFAGFQIAFGDMVRLGDTVVVNGEWGTVDEITLTFLTVRTWDERRFTMPVSYFTSQPFENWSRGGVQMTGTVFFHLDHSAPVEEMRDKLRDILRECPAWDGRDYGLAVTDSTPSTMEVRALVTAKDADDVWTVRVTVREQMLRWLTVHHPYALPRVNTADAILPPGTIAHPNGGGDAHRPRTTTRGRMVEPPRTGRG, from the coding sequence ATGGAGAACGTGCTTCGCCCGCTGATCGTGATCGGCGGCTCGCTCGTGGTGACGCTGCTCGTCGGCTGGCTGGTCGACCTGCTGCTGCGACGCGCCGATCAACGCCACCACCAGGTCCCGCTGTGGAACCTGCTGCGCCGCTGCCGTCTTCCGCTGCAGTTCGTCATGTGTGCGGCCCTGCTGAGAGGCTCCTACGACCAGGCCAAACTCACCAAGGCACATTCCGCGGGGGTCGGCCAGCTCCTGACCCTGGTCCTCATCGGTTCCACGGCCTGGCTGCTGGTGCGGATCGCGACGGCCGTCGTCGAGTCCTCGTACTCCCGTTACGCGCACGCCCACCGCGATCCCGCCCGGGTCCGCCGGGTCCGTACGCAGGTGGCGCTGATCCAGCGCGTCGTCTCCGCGATCGTCGGTGTGGTGGCGGTCGCCGCGATGCTGCTGACCTTCCCCGCGATGCGCGCCGCCGGCGCCTCCCTGCTCGCCTCGGCCGGCATCCTCGGCATCGTCGCCGGTGTGGCCGCGCAGTCCACCCTTGCCAACATGTTCGCCGGGTTCCAGATCGCCTTCGGCGACATGGTTCGGCTCGGGGACACGGTGGTGGTGAACGGGGAGTGGGGCACGGTCGACGAGATCACGCTCACCTTCCTGACCGTGCGCACCTGGGACGAGCGCCGGTTCACGATGCCGGTCTCGTACTTCACCTCACAGCCGTTCGAGAACTGGTCGCGCGGCGGGGTGCAGATGACCGGGACGGTCTTCTTCCACCTGGATCACAGCGCCCCCGTCGAGGAGATGCGCGACAAGCTCCGTGACATCCTGCGCGAATGCCCGGCCTGGGACGGGCGCGACTACGGCCTCGCGGTCACCGACTCCACGCCCAGCACGATGGAGGTGCGGGCGCTGGTCACCGCGAAGGACGCGGACGACGTCTGGACGGTGCGGGTCACGGTCCGCGAGCAGATGCTGCGCTGGCTGACCGTCCACCACCCCTACGCCCTGCCCCGCGTCAACACGGCAGACGCGATCCTGCCCCCGGGCACCATCGCCCACCCGAACGGCGGCGGCGATGCCCACCGCCCCCGCACGACCACCCGGGGGCGAATGGTGGAACCCCCTCGCACAGGCCGCGGCTGA
- a CDS encoding dienelactone hydrolase family protein: protein MNIMLFHSTFGLRPAVRDAADRLRAAGHEVWTPDLFGGRTFETVEEGRAFKDELGKEELLKRAILAAAPYSERGLVYAGFSLGAATAQTLALGDDKARGLLLLHGTSDIAENASVDELPVQLHVAEPDAFEPDDWLTAWYLQMGKAGADVEVYRYAGAGHLYTDPGLPDYDEEAAEATWRVALGFLESL from the coding sequence ATGAACATCATGCTCTTCCACTCGACCTTCGGTCTGCGGCCCGCCGTGCGGGACGCGGCGGACCGGCTGCGTGCGGCCGGACACGAGGTGTGGACGCCCGACCTCTTCGGGGGGCGCACCTTCGAGACCGTCGAGGAAGGCAGGGCCTTCAAGGACGAGCTCGGCAAGGAGGAGCTGCTCAAGCGGGCCATCCTGGCCGCGGCGCCCTATTCGGAGCGAGGGCTCGTGTATGCCGGGTTCTCGCTGGGGGCGGCGACCGCGCAGACTCTGGCGCTCGGCGACGACAAGGCCCGCGGGCTGCTGCTCCTGCACGGCACGTCCGACATCGCGGAGAACGCCTCGGTGGACGAGCTGCCGGTCCAGCTGCATGTCGCGGAGCCGGACGCCTTCGAGCCCGACGACTGGCTGACCGCCTGGTATCTGCAGATGGGCAAGGCGGGAGCCGACGTGGAGGTCTACAGATACGCGGGCGCGGGACACCTCTACACCGACCCCGGCCTGCCGGACTACGACGAGGAGGCCGCCGAGGCCACCTGGCGGGTGGCACTCGGCTTCCTCGAAAGCCTGTAG
- a CDS encoding alkaline phosphatase D family protein — protein sequence MTSRIRNHISPSGPDAPAPSRRTVVKAAAATAVLGAPLAAALPARAAEAPAFLHGVASGDPLPDGVLLWTRVTPASEATPGSGLGPDVEVGWTVATDKAFTTIVAKGSTTATAASDHTVKADIRGLTPATDYWFRFSSGGTDSPAARTRTAPAHDAAVAGMRFGVVSCANWEAGYFSAYRHLAARGDLDAWLHLGDYIYEYGTGEYGTRDTVVRPHAPAHEIVTLADYRTRHGRYKTDPDLRALHAVAPVIAIWDDHEFANDAWSGGAENHTEGAEGTWSARQAAAKQAYFEWMPVRPAVEGTTYRRLRFGRLADLSLLDLRSYRSQQVKVGNGTVDDPDRTLTGRAQLDWLKAGLRSSDTTWRLVGNSVMIAPFAIGSLSAELLKPLAELLGLPKEGLALNTDQWDGYTDDRRELLAHLRDNAIRNTVFLTGDIHMAWANDVPHNAGTYPLSGSAATEFVVTSVTSDNLDDLVKVPEGTVSALASPVIRAANRHVHWVDTDRHGFGVLDLTAERAQMDYYVLSDRTTTNATASWARSYRTRSGTQKVERTYDPV from the coding sequence GTGACCAGTCGCATCAGAAATCACATCAGCCCCTCCGGCCCTGACGCCCCCGCCCCCAGCCGCCGTACGGTGGTCAAGGCCGCCGCGGCCACCGCCGTGCTCGGGGCCCCGCTCGCCGCGGCGCTGCCGGCCCGCGCCGCCGAGGCTCCCGCCTTCCTGCACGGCGTCGCCTCGGGCGACCCGCTGCCGGACGGCGTCCTCCTGTGGACCCGGGTGACGCCCGCCTCCGAGGCGACCCCCGGCTCCGGGCTCGGCCCGGACGTCGAGGTCGGCTGGACGGTGGCCACGGACAAGGCGTTCACGACGATCGTCGCGAAGGGCTCCACCACCGCGACCGCCGCCTCCGACCACACCGTCAAGGCGGACATCCGAGGTCTCACGCCCGCCACCGACTACTGGTTCCGCTTCTCCAGCGGCGGCACCGACTCACCGGCCGCCCGCACCCGCACCGCCCCCGCCCATGACGCGGCCGTGGCCGGGATGCGCTTCGGGGTGGTGTCCTGCGCCAACTGGGAGGCCGGTTACTTCTCGGCGTACCGGCACCTGGCCGCGCGCGGCGACCTGGACGCCTGGCTGCACCTGGGCGACTACATCTACGAGTACGGGACCGGTGAGTACGGGACGCGGGACACCGTCGTACGCCCGCACGCCCCGGCGCACGAGATCGTCACCCTCGCCGACTACCGCACCCGGCACGGCCGCTACAAGACCGACCCCGATCTGCGGGCCCTGCACGCCGTGGCGCCGGTCATCGCGATCTGGGACGACCACGAGTTCGCCAACGACGCCTGGTCGGGCGGCGCCGAGAACCACACCGAGGGCGCCGAGGGCACCTGGTCCGCCCGCCAGGCCGCCGCCAAGCAGGCCTACTTCGAGTGGATGCCGGTCCGTCCCGCCGTCGAGGGCACCACCTACCGGCGGCTGCGCTTCGGCAGACTCGCCGACCTCTCGCTGCTCGACCTGCGCTCGTACCGCTCGCAGCAGGTGAAGGTGGGCAACGGCACGGTGGACGACCCGGACCGTACGCTGACCGGCCGGGCGCAGCTCGACTGGCTGAAGGCGGGCCTGCGTTCCTCCGACACCACCTGGCGGCTGGTCGGCAACTCCGTGATGATCGCCCCCTTCGCCATCGGCTCGCTCTCCGCCGAACTCCTCAAGCCGCTGGCCGAACTGCTCGGCCTGCCCAAGGAGGGCCTCGCCCTCAACACCGACCAGTGGGACGGCTACACCGACGACCGCCGCGAACTCCTCGCCCACCTGCGGGACAACGCGATCCGCAACACGGTCTTCCTCACCGGCGACATCCACATGGCCTGGGCCAACGACGTACCCCACAACGCCGGTACGTATCCTCTGTCGGGCTCCGCCGCCACCGAGTTCGTCGTCACCTCGGTGACCTCCGACAACCTCGACGACCTCGTCAAGGTCCCCGAGGGCACGGTCTCGGCCCTGGCGTCACCGGTGATCCGCGCCGCCAACCGGCATGTCCACTGGGTCGACACCGACCGCCACGGCTTCGGCGTCCTCGACCTCACCGCCGAGCGGGCGCAGATGGACTACTACGTCCTCTCCGACCGCACGACCACGAACGCGACGGCGTCCTGGGCCCGTTCGTACCGCACGCGCAGCGGCACGCAGAAGGTCGAGCGGACGTACGACCCGGTCTGA